The proteins below are encoded in one region of Clostridium pasteurianum DSM 525 = ATCC 6013:
- a CDS encoding YidC/Oxa1 family membrane protein insertase, protein MNIIFNFLSNLLSNIFNFTGDWGLAIVLLTVVVRIVLSPMSFKQKKSMYQQQKLSIKMKEINEKYKNDKVKLEEEQKKHAAESAKSMFGCLVTFLQLPILMTMWTVINKLPVSAGTMLIPWVSSIKLSDSYFIVPLIYILASLTPSLLSYISFFKIEGQAKITKGNIIIMAVFGLIVAKAAPIAVGIYLITTSLFNFIEELAFRLYMRKVKTV, encoded by the coding sequence GGATTAGCCATTGTTTTATTGACAGTGGTAGTGAGAATAGTACTTTCACCAATGTCTTTTAAGCAAAAGAAGTCTATGTATCAGCAGCAAAAGCTAAGTATAAAAATGAAGGAAATTAATGAGAAGTATAAAAACGATAAAGTTAAGCTTGAAGAGGAACAGAAAAAGCATGCTGCGGAGAGTGCAAAAAGTATGTTTGGATGTTTAGTTACATTTTTGCAGTTACCTATATTAATGACAATGTGGACTGTAATCAACAAACTACCTGTAAGTGCTGGAACTATGCTTATACCTTGGGTATCTAGTATCAAATTATCTGATAGCTATTTTATTGTACCTCTGATATATATCCTTGCATCTTTAACTCCTAGTTTACTTTCCTATATAAGTTTTTTCAAAATTGAAGGTCAGGCCAAGATAACCAAAGGAAATATTATAATAATGGCAGTGTTTGGGTTGATCGTTGCCAAAGCAGCGCCTATTGCAGTGGGAATATATCTTATAACCACCAGCTTATTTAATTTTATCGAAGAACTTGCATTTAGATTATATATGAGAAAAGTTAAAACTGTATAA
- a CDS encoding TetR/AcrR family transcriptional regulator: MNKNDKRYIQTEELILKVFYDLVYEKGFDRVTVKDITKDAGISRGAFYIHYEDKYDLLSHCENTALNELKLISYDMNKLENAPSEEDFKYFFTKIICYYRDNYKLAKSLLDENRNSELQEWIKNNLGNNIFNFYCKITGKDKLPISREYLSSYLYYAHLGIISEWFNCGMKEPPEKIAEIITKLSFNGVFNL; the protein is encoded by the coding sequence ATGAATAAAAATGATAAAAGATATATTCAAACAGAAGAATTGATTCTAAAGGTTTTTTACGATTTAGTATATGAAAAGGGATTTGATAGAGTAACAGTTAAAGATATAACTAAGGATGCAGGTATAAGCAGAGGAGCCTTTTATATTCATTATGAAGATAAATATGATTTGTTATCCCATTGTGAAAATACAGCTTTAAATGAATTAAAACTGATATCTTATGATATGAACAAACTTGAAAATGCTCCTAGTGAAGAGGACTTTAAATATTTTTTTACTAAAATCATTTGCTATTATAGAGATAATTACAAGCTGGCAAAATCACTTTTAGATGAAAATAGAAATTCAGAACTTCAAGAATGGATAAAAAACAATCTTGGGAATAATATCTTTAACTTTTATTGTAAGATAACTGGTAAAGATAAATTACCTATATCTAGAGAATATTTGTCTTCATATCTCTATTATGCTCATTTAGGTATTATCTCTGAATGGTTTAATTGTGGAATGAAAGAGCCTCCTGAAAAAATTGCTGAAATTATAACTAAGTTATCCTTTAATGGAGTTTTCAATTTATGA